In the genome of Streptomyces globosus, one region contains:
- a CDS encoding CoA-acylating methylmalonate-semialdehyde dehydrogenase, whose protein sequence is MKTVNHWIGGKTVEGASGNYGPVTDPATGEVTTQVALASAAEVDSAVRVAKEAFLDWGQSSLAARTKVLFAYRALLDAHRDEIAALITAEHGKVHSDALGEVARGLEIVELACGITTQLKGELSTSVSNRVDVAAIRQPLGVVAGITPFNFPAMVPMWMFPLAIACGNTFVLKPSEKDPSAANRLAELAKEAGLPDGVLNVVHGDKAAVDALLSHPDIAAVSFVGSTPIARHIHTTASAHGKRVQALGGAKNHMLVLPDADLDAAADAAVSAAYGSAGERCMAISAVVAVGSIGDDLVEKIRERAEKIKIGPGSDPASEMGPLITAAHRDKVASYVKGAAAQGADVVLDGTGYTVDGLENGHWIGLSLLDRVRTDSDAYRDEIFGPVLCVLRAETYEDAVALINASPFGNGTAIFTRDGGAARRFQLEVQAGMVGVNVPIPVPVGYHSFGGWKDSLFGDHHIYGNDGIHFYTRGKVVTTRWPDPSEAHTGVDLGFPRNH, encoded by the coding sequence ATGAAGACCGTCAACCACTGGATCGGTGGCAAGACCGTCGAGGGCGCGTCGGGCAACTACGGCCCGGTCACCGACCCCGCCACCGGCGAGGTCACCACGCAGGTCGCCCTGGCATCCGCTGCGGAGGTCGACTCCGCCGTACGCGTCGCGAAGGAGGCGTTCCTCGACTGGGGGCAGTCCTCGCTGGCCGCCCGCACCAAGGTGCTCTTCGCCTACCGGGCCCTCCTCGACGCCCACCGCGACGAGATCGCCGCGCTGATCACGGCCGAGCACGGCAAGGTCCACTCGGACGCCCTCGGCGAGGTCGCACGCGGCCTGGAGATCGTCGAGCTGGCGTGCGGCATCACCACCCAGCTCAAGGGCGAGCTGTCCACGTCGGTGTCGAACCGCGTCGATGTCGCCGCGATCCGCCAGCCCCTCGGCGTCGTCGCCGGCATCACCCCGTTCAACTTCCCGGCGATGGTCCCGATGTGGATGTTCCCGCTGGCCATCGCCTGCGGCAACACCTTCGTCCTCAAGCCGAGCGAGAAGGACCCCTCGGCCGCGAACCGGCTCGCCGAACTCGCCAAGGAGGCCGGCCTGCCCGACGGCGTCCTGAACGTCGTCCACGGCGACAAGGCGGCCGTGGACGCGCTGCTCTCCCACCCGGACATCGCGGCCGTCTCCTTCGTCGGCTCCACCCCGATCGCCCGCCACATCCACACCACCGCCTCCGCCCACGGCAAGCGCGTCCAGGCCCTCGGCGGCGCCAAGAACCACATGCTGGTCCTCCCCGACGCCGACCTCGACGCCGCCGCCGACGCCGCCGTCTCCGCCGCCTACGGCTCGGCAGGCGAGCGCTGCATGGCCATCTCCGCCGTCGTCGCCGTCGGCTCCATCGGCGACGACCTCGTCGAGAAGATCCGCGAACGCGCCGAGAAGATCAAGATCGGCCCCGGCAGCGACCCGGCCTCCGAGATGGGCCCGCTGATCACCGCCGCACACCGCGACAAGGTCGCCTCGTACGTCAAGGGAGCCGCCGCCCAGGGCGCCGACGTCGTCCTCGACGGCACCGGCTACACCGTCGACGGCCTGGAGAACGGCCACTGGATCGGCCTGTCCCTCCTCGACCGCGTCCGCACCGACTCCGACGCCTACCGCGACGAGATCTTCGGGCCGGTCCTGTGCGTGCTGCGCGCCGAGACCTACGAGGACGCCGTGGCGCTGATCAACGCCTCCCCGTTCGGCAACGGCACCGCGATCTTCACCCGCGACGGCGGCGCGGCCCGCCGCTTCCAGCTGGAGGTCCAGGCGGGCATGGTCGGCGTCAACGTGCCGATCCCGGTGCCGGTCGGCTACCACTCCTTCGGCGGCTGGAAGGACTCCCTCTTCGGCGACCACCACATCTACGGCAACGACGGCATCCACTTCTACACCCGCGGCAAGGTCGTCACGACCCGCTGGCCGGACCCGTCGGAGGCCCACACGGGAGTGGACCTGGGCTTCCCCCGCAACCACTGA
- the iolD gene encoding 3D-(3,5/4)-trihydroxycyclohexane-1,2-dione acylhydrolase (decyclizing) has protein sequence MKLTVAQALVRFLSRQYTERDGRRTRLIAATWGIFGHGNVAGIGQALLETGRADMPFLQGRNEQAMVHAAVGYARQSGRLSTHAVTTSIGPGATNLVTGAALATINRIPVLLLPGDAFATRPADPVLQQLEARGAGDVSVNDTLRPVSRHFDRITRPEALVPAALEAMRVLTDPVQTGAVTLALPQDVQAEARDWPEEFFAERVWGVRRPRPDRTELAAAADAVRASARPLVIAGGGIRHSGAGAALAAFAEATGIPVACTQAGKGALPHDHPADVGGIGHTGTAAADGLARRADLVIAAGTRLTDFTTASATLFQDPAVRFVGLNLDPYDAHKLAALPLVADAREGLDALRAAVAGHRADPAHTAAAREAKARWERQVDRAYAAPDEDAAPTQAQVLGLLDALVDDSDVLVNAAGSLPGDLHRLWRARSADQYHVEYGYSCMGYEIPAALGAALAAPDRPVWALVGDGTYLMNPTEIVTAVQEGIPIKVVILDNHGYASIGGLSQAVGAEGFGTAYRYRAGDGTYAGPPLPVDLAANAASLGMAVIRTRTIGDLRKALAEAREADRPTCVYARTRTPDTVSGPPPAQAWWDVPVAETATRAAAVAAREEYDRQAAQRRRHL, from the coding sequence ATGAAGCTCACCGTCGCCCAGGCACTCGTCCGCTTCCTCAGCCGCCAGTACACGGAGCGCGACGGCCGCAGGACCCGGCTCATCGCCGCGACCTGGGGCATCTTCGGACACGGCAACGTCGCCGGGATCGGCCAGGCCCTCCTGGAGACCGGCCGCGCCGACATGCCGTTCCTCCAGGGCCGCAACGAGCAGGCCATGGTCCACGCGGCCGTCGGCTACGCCCGCCAGAGCGGCCGCCTCTCCACCCACGCCGTCACCACCTCCATCGGCCCCGGCGCCACCAACCTCGTCACCGGCGCCGCCCTCGCCACCATCAACCGGATCCCCGTACTCCTGCTGCCCGGCGACGCCTTCGCCACCCGGCCCGCCGACCCCGTCCTCCAGCAGCTCGAAGCCCGCGGCGCCGGCGACGTGTCCGTCAACGACACGCTGCGCCCCGTCTCCCGCCACTTCGACCGGATCACCCGGCCCGAAGCCCTCGTCCCGGCCGCGCTCGAAGCCATGCGGGTGCTCACCGACCCCGTGCAGACCGGCGCCGTGACGCTGGCCCTGCCGCAGGACGTGCAGGCCGAAGCCCGCGACTGGCCCGAGGAGTTCTTCGCGGAACGCGTCTGGGGCGTGCGCAGGCCGCGCCCCGACCGGACCGAACTCGCAGCCGCCGCCGACGCCGTACGGGCCTCCGCCCGGCCCCTCGTCATCGCCGGCGGCGGCATCCGACACAGCGGGGCCGGGGCCGCCCTGGCCGCGTTCGCCGAGGCCACCGGCATCCCCGTCGCCTGCACCCAGGCCGGCAAGGGCGCCCTGCCCCACGACCACCCCGCCGACGTCGGCGGGATCGGGCACACCGGGACCGCCGCCGCCGACGGCCTCGCCCGCCGCGCCGACCTCGTCATCGCCGCCGGAACCCGGCTCACCGACTTCACCACCGCCTCCGCGACCCTCTTCCAGGACCCCGCCGTCCGGTTCGTCGGGCTCAACCTCGACCCGTACGACGCCCACAAGCTCGCCGCCCTCCCGCTCGTCGCCGACGCCCGCGAAGGCCTCGACGCGCTCCGCGCCGCCGTCGCCGGGCACCGCGCCGACCCCGCCCACACCGCCGCCGCCCGCGAGGCCAAGGCCCGCTGGGAGCGGCAGGTCGACCGCGCCTACGCCGCGCCCGACGAGGACGCCGCCCCCACCCAGGCCCAGGTCCTCGGCCTCCTGGACGCCCTCGTCGACGACAGCGACGTCCTCGTCAACGCCGCCGGCTCCCTCCCCGGCGACCTGCACCGGCTGTGGCGGGCCCGCTCCGCCGACCAGTACCACGTCGAATACGGCTACTCCTGCATGGGCTACGAGATCCCCGCCGCCCTCGGCGCCGCGCTCGCCGCCCCCGACCGGCCCGTGTGGGCGCTCGTCGGCGACGGGACGTACCTGATGAACCCCACCGAGATCGTCACCGCCGTGCAGGAAGGCATCCCGATCAAGGTGGTCATCCTCGACAACCACGGCTACGCCTCCATCGGCGGCCTCTCGCAGGCCGTCGGCGCCGAGGGCTTCGGGACCGCCTACCGCTACCGGGCCGGGGACGGCACGTACGCAGGACCGCCGCTGCCAGTGGACCTCGCCGCGAACGCGGCCTCCCTCGGCATGGCCGTCATCCGCACCCGCACCATCGGTGACCTGCGCAAAGCCCTCGCGGAGGCGCGGGAGGCGGACCGGCCCACATGTGTCTACGCACGGACCCGAACACCCGACACTGTGTCGGGCCCGCCCCCCGCACAGGCGTGGTGGGATGTTCCCGTGGCCGAGACCGCGACCCGCGCTGCCGCGGTCGCGGCCCGCGAGGAGTACGACCGGCAAGCCGCTCAGCGACGTCGCCATCTGTGA
- the iolB gene encoding 5-deoxy-glucuronate isomerase has translation MADVTAHDLPHARLRILELEPGEAYPHDAGGCEWIVLPLRGAAQVHCTPAADGAGPAAGAPPAAAFTLHGRSSVFAAVTDFAYLPRDSRSRITAPRGGRFALAGAVCERTLPPRYGPARGVPVELRGAGGCSRQVNNFAAADAFDCDRLIAVEVLTPGGNWSSYPPHKHDEHDPGRESRLEEVYYYEIAPRGDTAGYGYQRVSPSPAGKTDILAEVRTGDAVLIPDGWHGPSIAAPGHDMYYLNVMAGPDRSRAWLIRDHPDHAWIRDTWPGQDVDPRLPFHRAEDETR, from the coding sequence ATGGCCGACGTGACCGCACACGACCTCCCGCACGCCCGGCTGCGCATCCTGGAACTGGAGCCCGGGGAGGCGTACCCGCACGACGCCGGCGGCTGCGAGTGGATCGTGCTGCCGCTCCGGGGCGCGGCGCAGGTGCACTGCACCCCCGCCGCAGACGGCGCCGGCCCGGCTGCGGGGGCACCGCCCGCCGCCGCGTTCACCCTGCACGGCCGCAGCTCCGTCTTCGCGGCCGTCACCGACTTCGCCTACCTCCCCCGCGACAGCCGCAGCCGCATCACCGCCCCCCGCGGCGGCCGGTTCGCCCTCGCCGGCGCCGTCTGCGAGCGGACCCTCCCGCCCCGCTACGGGCCCGCGCGCGGCGTGCCCGTCGAACTCCGCGGCGCCGGCGGCTGCTCCCGCCAGGTCAACAACTTCGCCGCCGCGGACGCCTTCGACTGCGACCGGCTCATCGCCGTCGAGGTACTCACCCCCGGCGGGAACTGGTCCTCGTACCCGCCGCACAAGCACGACGAGCACGACCCCGGCCGCGAATCCCGCCTGGAGGAGGTCTACTACTACGAGATCGCCCCCCGCGGCGACACCGCCGGCTACGGCTACCAGCGCGTCAGCCCCTCACCGGCCGGGAAGACCGACATCCTCGCCGAGGTGCGCACCGGCGACGCCGTCCTCATCCCGGACGGCTGGCACGGCCCCTCCATCGCCGCCCCCGGCCACGACATGTACTACCTCAACGTGATGGCCGGACCGGACCGGTCACGCGCGTGGCTGATCCGCGACCACCCCGACCACGCCTGGATCCGGGACACCTGGCCCGGCCAGGACGTGGACCCCCGGCTGCCCTTCCACCGAGCGGAGGACGAGACCCGATGA